The Helianthus annuus cultivar XRQ/B chromosome 16, HanXRQr2.0-SUNRISE, whole genome shotgun sequence genome includes a window with the following:
- the LOC110915475 gene encoding protein BPS1, chloroplastic, with translation MSRSDGPHRPFLPIGNPFKMMMHKTSHLPSAVLIAYEKNLAERFRQLKPNNATDVISFSWMKSALGSICETLNDIRKLIVDLELPICSWDGKWVDMYLNNSLNLLDFCSAYGTDIVRQRFGYVMLKCALLDLESGNPQKLMLASSSFHEWMQYQRRYDNSKLQDCCDVISKLEETLNLPKIKNIPKAKDLVRAMYGLKVQTMFIFSTLVAAFSTTCRTLVDLQVPKEYLWHESFTELQTVMNGEIKNIYASGDIYTLKELRLLDENVKKLYPLLHDGLGEVTQEVFHGYCSKLMECNEKFLVGLDELKSEMDRFFKVVVDGRMALLDNFQQQPPRRGVQQVRM, from the coding sequence ATGAGTCGATCAGATGGACCCCACAGGCCGTTTCTCCCAATTGGGAATCCGTTTAAAATGATGATGCACAAAACCTCTCATCTACCATCAGCGGTACTAATCGCTTACGAGAAAAATCTAGCCGAAAGGTTTCGCCAACTGAAACCAAACAACGCAACCGATGTCATTAGcttttcatggatgaaatccgcATTGGGCTCTATCTGTGAGACACTTAATGACATAAGAAAACTCATTGTAGATTTGGAACTCCCTATATGTAGCTGGGACGGCAAATGGGTCGATATGTACTTAAACAACAGTTTGAATCTACTTGATTTTTGCAGTGCTTACGGGACCGATATCGTAAGACAAAGATTCGGCTATGTCATGTTGAAATGCGCGTTACTCGATCTAGAATCCGGTAATCCACAAAAGCTCATGCTGGCATCTTCTTCGTTTCATGAATGGATGCAATATCAAAGGCGGTATGACAACTCGAAACTACAGGATTGTTGTGATGTCATATCCAAGCTTGAGGAAACGCTTAACTTGCCGAAAATCAAGAACATACCCAAAGCAAAGGACCTGGTCCGAGCCATGTACGGACTCAAGGTTCAGACCATGTTCATTTTCAGCACGTTAGTGGCTGCATTTTCAACTACATGTCGGACTCTTGTAGATTTGCAGGTTCCCAAAGAGTATTTGTGGCATGAATCGTTTACCGAATTGCAAACCGTTATGAACGGTGAAATCAAGAACATTTATGCCTCTGGGGATATTTATACATTAAAGGAGCTTCGATTACTTGACGAAAACGTCAAGAAACTGTACCCTTTGCTTCATGATGGGTTGGGTGAAGTAACGCAGGAGGTTTTCCATGGGTATTGTTCCAAGTTGATGGAATGTAATGAGAAGTTTCTGGTGGGGTTAGATGAACTTAAATCGGAAATGGATCGGTTTTTCAAAGTCGTCGTTGACGGGCGTATGGCTTTGTTGGACAATTTTCAACAGCAGCCACCCAGAAGAGGTGTGCAGCAGGTTAGAATGTGA